A genomic segment from Acidobacteriota bacterium encodes:
- a CDS encoding mercuric reductase — translation MTRPELLAEDRHDRALTDRVAPADWTNPEPPGRYHLVVIGAGTAGLVTAIAAAGLGARVALIERRLMGGDCLNFGCVPSKGVIAAARRWSAGRADAGFGAPGAERPGDFAAAMERMRRIRAAISWDDSAERFRDAGVDVYLGEGRFLSDRAVAVTGSAGDRELPFRRAVIATGARPQAPPIAGLERCGYLTNETVFALTERPERLAVIGAGPIGCELSQAFARLGSRVTTFDVLPGVLPREDPDAAALVERALRRDGVELALGARIEEAAPDSDGVRLAWVDSEGEKRETACDELLVAVGRAPNVEGLGLEQVGVRSDAGGIQVDAKLRTTNPRIFAAGDVTPAPNFTHLADAHAAVVVQNALFFPSARADRLVVPRCTYTAPEVAHAGLDRREAEEQGIALDVIDVSFEENHRALLDGEEEGFLRLLLKQGSDRVLGATVVGAGAGDLIAPLALAVTHGVGLSRFTSTILPYPTRAEVLKRAANQWRRTRFTPRAQRLFARWFRLTS, via the coding sequence GTGACCAGGCCGGAACTGCTGGCGGAGGACAGGCACGACCGGGCGTTGACTGACCGGGTTGCGCCCGCCGACTGGACGAACCCGGAGCCGCCCGGGCGATACCACCTGGTGGTCATCGGCGCGGGCACCGCCGGCCTGGTGACCGCGATCGCCGCCGCGGGACTGGGCGCCAGGGTGGCGCTGATCGAGCGCCGGCTGATGGGCGGCGATTGCCTGAACTTCGGCTGCGTGCCGTCCAAGGGCGTGATCGCCGCCGCCCGGCGGTGGAGCGCCGGTCGTGCCGACGCCGGCTTCGGAGCGCCGGGCGCGGAGCGGCCCGGCGACTTCGCCGCGGCGATGGAGCGCATGCGCCGTATACGTGCGGCGATCAGCTGGGACGACAGCGCGGAGCGCTTCCGGGATGCCGGCGTCGACGTCTACCTAGGCGAAGGACGCTTTCTCTCCGATCGCGCGGTCGCCGTGACCGGTTCCGCCGGCGACCGCGAACTGCCCTTCCGGCGGGCCGTGATCGCCACCGGCGCCCGCCCTCAGGCGCCGCCTATCGCGGGCCTCGAGCGTTGCGGCTACCTGACCAACGAGACCGTCTTCGCCCTGACCGAGCGGCCCGAGCGACTGGCCGTCATCGGTGCCGGCCCGATCGGCTGTGAACTCTCCCAGGCCTTCGCCCGGCTCGGCAGCCGGGTGACGACCTTCGACGTGCTGCCCGGCGTCCTGCCGCGCGAGGATCCGGACGCCGCGGCCCTGGTCGAACGGGCGCTTCGCCGTGACGGCGTCGAGCTGGCCCTCGGCGCGAGGATCGAGGAGGCGGCGCCGGACTCCGACGGCGTCCGGCTCGCCTGGGTCGACAGCGAGGGCGAGAAGCGGGAGACCGCCTGCGACGAACTCCTGGTGGCCGTGGGCCGGGCGCCCAACGTCGAAGGGCTGGGACTCGAGCAGGTCGGCGTCCGCAGCGATGCCGGCGGCATCCAGGTCGACGCGAAGCTGCGCACGACGAACCCCCGCATCTTCGCCGCCGGCGACGTGACGCCCGCGCCCAACTTCACCCACCTGGCCGACGCCCATGCCGCGGTCGTCGTCCAGAACGCGCTCTTCTTTCCCAGCGCCCGTGCCGACCGGCTGGTCGTCCCCCGCTGCACCTACACCGCGCCGGAGGTGGCGCACGCCGGCCTGGACCGGCGGGAAGCGGAGGAGCAGGGAATTGCTCTGGACGTGATCGACGTGTCCTTCGAGGAGAATCACCGCGCCCTGCTCGACGGCGAGGAGGAGGGATTCCTGCGGCTTCTGCTGAAGCAGGGCAGCGATCGCGTGCTCGGGGCCACCGTGGTCGGCGCCGGCGCCGGCGACCTGATCGCACCGCTCGCACTGGCCGTGACACACGGCGTCGGCCTCTCCCGCTTCACCTCGACCATCCTTCCGTACCCGACGCGAGCCGAGGTGTTGAAGAGAGCCGCGAACCAGTGGCGGCGGACGCGCTTCACGCCCCGCGCCCAGCGCCTGTTCGCCCGCTGGTTCCGCCTGACCAGCTAG
- the pcnB gene encoding polynucleotide adenylyltransferase PcnB produces the protein MEAPAPATVLPRSEHPIASRRLSAGAQKVLRRLRQSGRNACLVGGSVRDLMLDRRPKDYDVVTDARPEEVRRLFRNSRIIGRRFRLVHVLFSDEVVEVSTFRGAPDPDDQRRSPGELLVTSDNTYGTPRQDAFRRDFTVNALLYRASDRAVVDYVGGIQDLEQRSLRVIGDPNVRYREDPVRMLRACEFAARLDFEIEEGTLGAAFAHRRDMVKASPHRLIEELLQLLASGRSAAAFDWMGHSGLLPIVLPEVDEVSEQSSGANSFANLARLLDKRVRAGPEVPPAVLLSSLLLPRVVVGRDRLEAGGARVHRRRLQQLVDDVVADFGQRFALSAARRSRMKKALETFQRLCEEPRNPRTVPSLVRREAFVPALELFALLSAATGSGVEALESWRRHAEAAPPGKPADTARPRRRRRRRRRPRRRHL, from the coding sequence ATGGAAGCGCCGGCCCCGGCCACCGTACTGCCGCGCTCCGAGCATCCCATCGCCTCACGCCGGCTCTCCGCCGGCGCGCAGAAGGTCCTGCGCCGGCTCCGCCAGAGCGGCAGGAACGCCTGCCTGGTGGGAGGCAGCGTGCGCGACCTGATGCTCGACCGTCGGCCGAAGGACTACGACGTCGTCACCGACGCGCGGCCGGAGGAAGTGCGGCGGTTGTTCAGGAATTCGCGGATCATCGGCCGGCGCTTTCGTCTGGTCCACGTCCTGTTCAGCGACGAGGTGGTCGAGGTGTCCACGTTCCGCGGCGCACCCGATCCCGACGATCAGCGCCGTTCACCGGGCGAACTTCTCGTCACCAGCGACAACACCTACGGCACGCCGCGGCAGGACGCGTTCCGCCGCGACTTCACCGTCAACGCCCTGCTCTACCGTGCCTCGGACCGCGCTGTCGTCGACTACGTCGGCGGCATACAGGACCTGGAGCAGCGCTCCCTGAGGGTGATCGGCGATCCGAACGTGCGCTACCGGGAGGACCCGGTGCGCATGCTGCGCGCCTGCGAGTTTGCCGCCCGACTGGACTTCGAGATCGAGGAGGGTACGCTCGGCGCCGCCTTCGCGCATCGCCGCGACATGGTCAAGGCGTCTCCGCACCGCCTGATCGAGGAGTTGCTCCAATTGCTCGCGAGCGGCCGCAGCGCCGCGGCCTTCGACTGGATGGGACACTCCGGACTGCTGCCGATCGTCCTCCCCGAGGTCGACGAAGTGTCGGAACAGTCGAGCGGGGCGAACAGCTTCGCGAACCTCGCCCGCCTGCTCGACAAACGGGTGCGGGCAGGCCCGGAGGTGCCGCCCGCGGTGCTCCTCTCGTCCCTGCTGCTGCCGCGCGTGGTGGTCGGCAGGGACCGCCTGGAAGCCGGCGGCGCCAGGGTTCACCGCCGCCGTCTGCAGCAACTGGTGGACGACGTGGTGGCCGACTTCGGCCAGCGCTTCGCCCTCTCCGCGGCGCGCCGCAGCAGGATGAAGAAGGCGCTCGAGACCTTCCAGCGGCTATGTGAAGAACCCCGGAACCCGAGAACCGTACCAAGCCTCGTCCGACGCGAAGCCTTCGTGCCCGCTCTCGAGCTCTTCGCCCTCCTCTCCGCCGCCACCGGCAGCGGCGTCGAAGCGCTGGAGAGCTGGCGGCGGCACGCCGAGGCCGCGCCGCCCGGCAAGCCGGCGGACACCGCCAGGCCGCGGAGACGCCGAAGGCGGCGAAGACGGCCGCGCCGGCGCCACTTGTAG
- a CDS encoding CaiB/BaiF CoA-transferase family protein has product MGALDGLRVLDLSRLAPGPYCSMLLADMGADVLRVDNAVGGPVRSGDMVSRNKRSIALNLKTAGGQRILHRLAAEADVFLEGNRPGVCARLGCDYATLSALNQRLVYCSLTGYGQSGPMAQAAGHDVNYIALAGVLSQIGNGTDPPLPPLNLVADFGGGGLMAAFGILCALFERERSGRGQYIDAAMVDGAASLMAVHFGQKGARSTPGVGLLGGGAAFYRCYECRCGGYVSVGAIEPQFFAALCEGTGVDVADQQMDTDRWPEHIEAFRRAFLTRTRDEWAEVFTRLDACVSPVLDLDEAPRHAHNAERGTFPVGPDGEIHIAPAPRLERTPGALRRREPRMGEHTGDVLAALGFSAEDMVELEEEGAILRT; this is encoded by the coding sequence GTGGGCGCGCTCGACGGATTGCGGGTTCTCGACCTGTCGCGGCTCGCGCCCGGCCCCTACTGTTCCATGCTGCTCGCCGACATGGGAGCGGACGTGCTGCGGGTCGACAATGCGGTCGGCGGGCCGGTCCGCTCGGGCGACATGGTGTCGCGCAACAAGCGGAGCATCGCGCTCAACCTGAAGACGGCGGGCGGCCAGCGGATCCTGCACCGGCTGGCGGCGGAGGCCGATGTCTTCCTGGAAGGCAACCGGCCGGGCGTCTGTGCGCGGCTGGGCTGCGACTACGCGACGCTGTCGGCGCTCAACCAGCGCCTGGTGTACTGCTCCCTCACCGGTTACGGGCAGTCGGGCCCGATGGCGCAGGCCGCCGGGCACGACGTGAACTACATCGCCCTGGCGGGCGTGCTGTCGCAGATCGGCAACGGCACCGACCCGCCCCTGCCGCCGCTCAACCTGGTCGCCGACTTCGGCGGGGGTGGCTTGATGGCCGCTTTCGGCATCCTCTGCGCCCTGTTCGAGCGCGAGCGCTCGGGCCGGGGCCAGTACATCGACGCGGCGATGGTCGACGGGGCCGCTTCGCTGATGGCGGTTCACTTCGGGCAGAAGGGGGCGCGCTCGACGCCCGGCGTCGGACTGCTCGGAGGCGGCGCCGCGTTCTATCGCTGCTACGAATGCAGGTGCGGCGGCTACGTATCGGTGGGCGCCATAGAGCCGCAGTTCTTCGCCGCCCTTTGCGAAGGCACCGGTGTCGACGTCGCCGACCAGCAGATGGACACCGATCGCTGGCCGGAGCACATCGAGGCGTTTCGACGCGCCTTCCTGACGCGGACGCGGGACGAGTGGGCCGAGGTCTTCACCAGGCTGGACGCCTGCGTGTCGCCGGTGCTCGACCTCGACGAGGCGCCCCGGCACGCCCACAACGCCGAGCGCGGCACGTTTCCGGTCGGCCCCGACGGCGAGATCCACATCGCGCCCGCGCCGCGGCTGGAGCGTACGCCGGGCGCTCTCCGGCGGCGTGAACCGCGGATGGGAGAGCACACGGGGGACGTTCTGGCCGCGTTGGGCTTCAGCGCGGAAGACATGGTCGAACTGGAAGAGGAAGGAGCGATCCTGAGGACATGA
- a CDS encoding MaoC family dehydratase, with protein MTDTNTHEAPSAGGAGRVFEDFEVGQVFRHALGRTVTEGDNVWLTMITLNPNPIHFDREYAGQTEWGRPLVNSCFTLSLVTALTVADLSQNAVNLGWDSVRLPNPVFEGDTLYAQSEVLSLRESKSRPHQGIVGFRTVGYNQDGKPVITFDRTILVYRRGHVPAKPTRPELRA; from the coding sequence ATGACGGACACGAACACGCACGAGGCCCCGTCTGCCGGCGGCGCCGGCAGGGTCTTCGAGGACTTCGAGGTCGGCCAGGTGTTCCGGCACGCGCTCGGCCGCACGGTCACCGAGGGCGACAACGTGTGGCTGACGATGATCACCCTGAACCCGAACCCGATTCACTTCGACCGAGAGTATGCCGGTCAGACGGAGTGGGGCAGGCCCCTGGTCAACTCCTGCTTCACGCTTTCGCTGGTCACGGCCCTGACTGTGGCGGACCTTTCGCAGAACGCGGTGAACCTGGGCTGGGACAGCGTCCGCCTGCCCAACCCGGTGTTCGAGGGCGACACCCTCTACGCGCAGAGCGAAGTGCTCTCCTTGCGCGAATCGAAGTCGCGGCCGCACCAGGGAATCGTCGGCTTCCGGACCGTCGGCTACAACCAGGACGGCAAGCCGGTCATCACCTTCGACCGTACGATCCTCGTGTACCGCCGGGGCCACGTGCCGGCGAAGCCGACCCGCCCGGAACTGCGCGCCTAG
- a CDS encoding citrate synthase produces the protein MKAAKLTYEDQEYEFPVVVGSEGEVAIQSHALRSLTGAITLDPGYGNTGSCRSAITFIDGEQGILRYRGYPIEQLAEEASFVEVCYLLIYGELPNEEELEDFRARLRRHTLIHEDMKKFFEAYPPTAHPMAILSSMISSLATFYSEDENVDLHVVRLIAKLPTIASFSYKKSIGQPFVYPQNDLGYAENFLNMMFSVPCEDYEPPPVLARALNMLLILHADHEQNCSTSTVRMVGSSGASLFAAISAGIDALSGPLHGGANQQVIEMLEAIRDSGDDFSKFVDRAKDRDDPFRLMGFGHRVYKNFDPRASILKGAADEVLAELGVNDPLLEIAKSLEEVALRDQFFVDRKLYPNVDFYSGIIYRAMGLPTNMFTVMFALGRLPGWLAHWKEMSVDPDNRINRPRQIYTGAEARDYLPLADR, from the coding sequence ATGAAAGCGGCCAAGCTGACCTACGAGGACCAGGAGTACGAATTCCCCGTTGTCGTCGGCTCCGAGGGCGAAGTGGCGATCCAGAGCCACGCGCTCCGGAGCCTGACCGGTGCCATAACGCTCGACCCCGGCTACGGAAACACCGGTTCCTGCCGCAGCGCCATCACGTTCATCGACGGCGAGCAGGGAATCCTGCGCTATCGCGGCTACCCCATCGAGCAGCTCGCGGAAGAGGCGTCCTTCGTCGAGGTCTGCTACCTGCTGATCTACGGCGAGCTGCCCAACGAAGAGGAACTCGAGGATTTTCGCGCCAGGCTGCGGCGGCACACGCTGATCCACGAGGACATGAAGAAGTTCTTCGAGGCATACCCGCCGACGGCCCATCCGATGGCCATCCTCTCCTCGATGATCTCATCGCTGGCCACGTTCTACTCCGAGGACGAGAATGTCGACCTGCACGTCGTCCGCCTGATCGCCAAGCTGCCGACCATCGCCTCGTTCTCCTACAAGAAGTCGATCGGCCAGCCCTTCGTCTACCCGCAGAACGACCTCGGCTACGCCGAGAACTTCCTGAACATGATGTTCTCCGTCCCGTGCGAAGACTACGAGCCACCGCCGGTTCTGGCCCGGGCCCTGAACATGCTGCTCATCCTGCACGCCGACCACGAGCAGAACTGCTCCACCTCGACGGTGCGCATGGTCGGCAGTTCCGGCGCGAGTCTGTTCGCCGCGATCTCGGCCGGCATCGACGCCCTGTCCGGCCCGCTTCACGGCGGCGCGAACCAGCAGGTGATCGAGATGCTGGAGGCGATCCGCGACAGCGGCGACGACTTCAGCAAGTTCGTCGACCGCGCCAAGGACAGGGACGATCCCTTCCGCCTGATGGGCTTCGGACACCGCGTCTACAAGAACTTCGATCCGCGCGCCAGCATCCTGAAGGGCGCCGCGGACGAGGTGCTCGCGGAACTCGGCGTGAACGATCCGCTGCTGGAGATTGCCAAGAGCCTGGAAGAGGTCGCCCTGCGGGACCAGTTCTTCGTCGACCGCAAGCTCTACCCGAACGTCGACTTCTACAGCGGCATCATCTACCGGGCGATGGGCCTGCCGACGAACATGTTCACCGTCATGTTCGCTCTGGGCCGGCTGCCCGGCTGGCTGGCCCACTGGAAGGAGATGAGCGTCGACCCGGACAACCGGATCAACCGGCCGCGGCAGATCTACACCGGCGCCGAGGCCCGCGACTACCTACCGCTGGCCGACCGCTAG
- a CDS encoding radical SAM protein encodes MNEIFYSIQGESTFAGRPCVLVRLTGCQMRCTWCDTEYSFYEGAWMRVDDVIERVLSYDCPLAEVTGGEPLLQPGVHTLMSGLCDRGLEVLLETGGGLDISGVDPRVRRIVDLKCPASGEAENNHWPNLMHLRATDEVKLVIHDRGDYEWARNAIRAHRIDRLCTVHLSPVWSALEPAELASWVLEDRLPARVSLQLHKTLWGGEERGV; translated from the coding sequence ATCAACGAGATCTTCTACTCGATCCAGGGCGAGTCGACCTTCGCGGGCCGCCCCTGCGTACTGGTGCGACTCACCGGCTGCCAGATGCGCTGCACCTGGTGCGACACCGAGTACAGCTTCTACGAAGGCGCCTGGATGCGGGTCGACGACGTCATCGAGCGGGTGCTCTCGTACGATTGTCCCCTGGCCGAAGTCACCGGCGGCGAGCCGCTGCTCCAGCCCGGGGTCCACACCCTGATGAGCGGCTTGTGCGACCGCGGCCTCGAGGTCCTGCTCGAGACCGGCGGCGGACTCGACATCTCCGGGGTCGACCCGCGCGTCAGGCGAATCGTCGACCTGAAGTGCCCGGCCAGCGGCGAAGCGGAGAACAACCACTGGCCGAACCTCATGCACCTGCGAGCGACGGACGAGGTGAAGCTCGTGATCCACGATCGCGGCGACTACGAGTGGGCGCGAAACGCCATCCGGGCGCATCGGATCGACCGGCTCTGCACCGTCCATCTGTCGCCCGTCTGGAGCGCGCTGGAGCCCGCCGAACTCGCCTCGTGGGTGCTCGAGGACCGGCTGCCGGCGAGGGTCTCGCTGCAGCTTCACAAGACGCTCTGGGGCGGCGAAGAACGCGGCGTCTGA
- the acnA gene encoding aconitate hydratase AcnA: MTNSFGAIRTMNAAGRSFRIAHLPTLSAAGLPVERLPYALKILLENLLRREDGHAVPAADIEAVARWEPRAEPNVEIAFMPGRVLLQDFTGVPAVADLAAMRDAMAAMGSDAARINPLQPAELVIDHSVQVDEYGSAAALLINAEREFERNEERYLFLRWGQTAFENFRVVPPATGIVHQVNLEYLARGVMHSQNGRAEPPFAYPDTLVGTDSHTTMINGLGVLGWGVGGIEAEAAMLGQPIAMLVPQVVGFRLVGALPEGTTATDLVLRVTEMLRSHGVVGKFVEFFGPGLAELRLADRATIANMAPEYGATCGIFPIDRAAIDYLRFTGRSEAQVELVEAYCREQGLFHDQDTPEAEYSDTLELDLATVEPSLAGPRRPQDRVPLSGVKDSFLGQLPQLSTRGSGLPVLDGDGGADPAPATDKAGDAGEPAGITDGSVVIAAITSCTNTSNPSVMLAAGLLAKKAVEAGLRTRPWVKTSLAPGSKVVTDYLAEAGLTAYLEQLGFHTVGYGCTTCIGNSGPLPPATSAAIAEGELVTVSVLSGNRNFEGRISSEVRANYLASPPLVVAYALAGRIDIDLYREPLADGPDGPVYLRDIWPAQGAIQAALENSLRPEMFTRQYSDVFSGSEAWQALDVPAGQTFDWQDDSTYVKQPPFFADMPRQPEPVRDITGARVLALLGDTVTTDHISPAGPISPDSPAGHYLRELGVEPADFNAYGARRGNHEVMMRGTFANVRLRNHLVPGVEGGYTVLLPEGEQMSIFDASMAYRERGVPQIILAGLEYGTGSSRDWAAKGPRLLGVRAVIARSYERIHRSNLVGMGIAPLEFLEGEGPTELGLTGREEYAIEGLAAGLAADFEPGLTVRVRATGDGGETAFRARVRLDTPQEAEYYRHAGILQYVLRQLLDDDA, translated from the coding sequence ATGACGAACAGCTTCGGCGCGATAAGGACGATGAACGCCGCCGGCCGATCCTTCCGGATCGCTCACCTGCCGACTCTGAGCGCCGCCGGCCTGCCGGTGGAGCGCCTGCCGTACGCCCTGAAGATCCTGCTCGAGAACCTGCTTCGCCGGGAGGACGGTCACGCCGTGCCGGCCGCCGACATCGAGGCCGTCGCCCGCTGGGAACCCCGGGCCGAGCCGAACGTCGAAATCGCCTTCATGCCCGGACGGGTGCTGCTTCAGGACTTCACTGGCGTCCCCGCGGTGGCCGACCTGGCCGCGATGCGCGACGCGATGGCGGCCATGGGCAGCGATGCCGCCCGGATCAACCCGCTCCAGCCAGCGGAACTGGTGATCGACCACTCGGTGCAGGTCGACGAGTACGGCTCCGCCGCCGCGCTCCTGATCAACGCCGAACGGGAGTTCGAGCGCAACGAGGAACGCTACCTGTTCCTGCGCTGGGGGCAGACCGCCTTCGAGAACTTCCGCGTCGTGCCGCCGGCGACCGGCATCGTCCACCAGGTGAACCTCGAGTACCTGGCGCGCGGCGTCATGCATTCGCAGAACGGTCGCGCCGAGCCGCCCTTCGCCTACCCCGACACCCTCGTGGGCACCGACTCCCACACCACGATGATCAACGGCCTGGGCGTCCTCGGCTGGGGCGTGGGCGGCATCGAGGCGGAGGCCGCGATGCTCGGTCAGCCGATCGCGATGCTGGTGCCGCAGGTCGTCGGCTTCCGCCTCGTCGGCGCCCTGCCGGAGGGCACCACCGCCACCGACCTCGTGCTGCGGGTCACCGAGATGCTGCGCAGCCACGGAGTCGTCGGCAAGTTCGTCGAGTTCTTCGGCCCCGGGCTCGCCGAGCTCAGACTCGCCGACCGCGCGACGATCGCGAACATGGCGCCCGAGTACGGAGCCACCTGCGGCATCTTCCCGATCGACCGCGCCGCCATCGACTACCTCCGGTTCACCGGCCGCAGCGAAGCGCAGGTGGAACTGGTCGAGGCGTACTGCCGCGAACAGGGGCTCTTCCACGATCAGGACACGCCGGAGGCCGAGTACAGCGACACGCTGGAGCTGGACCTGGCCACGGTCGAGCCGTCGCTGGCCGGACCAAGGCGGCCCCAGGATCGGGTTCCCCTGTCCGGGGTCAAGGACTCCTTCCTCGGCCAGTTGCCTCAATTGTCGACCCGCGGCAGCGGCCTGCCGGTGCTCGACGGCGACGGCGGCGCCGATCCCGCCCCGGCAACCGACAAGGCGGGGGACGCCGGTGAACCGGCCGGGATCACGGACGGTTCCGTGGTCATCGCCGCGATCACGAGCTGCACGAACACCTCGAACCCGTCCGTCATGCTGGCCGCCGGACTGCTGGCGAAGAAGGCCGTCGAGGCGGGGCTCCGGACCCGGCCGTGGGTGAAGACGAGTCTGGCGCCCGGGTCCAAGGTCGTCACCGACTACCTGGCTGAAGCCGGCCTGACCGCCTACCTGGAGCAGCTCGGCTTCCACACCGTCGGCTACGGCTGCACGACCTGCATCGGCAACAGCGGCCCGTTGCCGCCCGCGACATCGGCCGCGATCGCCGAAGGCGAGCTGGTCACGGTTTCCGTCCTCTCGGGGAACCGCAACTTCGAGGGCCGGATCTCGAGCGAAGTACGCGCCAACTACCTGGCCTCCCCGCCCCTGGTCGTGGCCTACGCGCTCGCCGGCCGCATCGACATCGACCTGTACCGCGAGCCCCTCGCCGACGGCCCCGACGGTCCCGTCTACCTGCGCGACATCTGGCCGGCCCAGGGCGCCATCCAGGCTGCCCTCGAGAACTCGCTGAGGCCGGAGATGTTCACGCGGCAGTACTCGGACGTGTTCTCGGGAAGCGAAGCCTGGCAGGCGCTCGACGTTCCAGCCGGACAGACGTTCGACTGGCAGGACGACTCGACCTACGTCAAGCAGCCGCCGTTCTTCGCCGACATGCCGCGGCAGCCCGAGCCGGTACGGGATATCACCGGCGCCCGTGTGCTGGCGCTGCTCGGCGACACGGTGACCACGGATCACATCTCACCCGCCGGCCCGATCAGCCCGGACAGCCCGGCCGGGCACTACCTCCGCGAGCTCGGCGTGGAGCCCGCCGACTTCAACGCCTACGGCGCGCGCCGCGGCAACCACGAAGTCATGATGCGGGGCACGTTCGCCAACGTCCGCCTGCGCAATCACCTAGTGCCGGGAGTCGAGGGCGGCTACACCGTGCTCCTGCCGGAAGGCGAGCAGATGTCGATCTTCGACGCGTCGATGGCCTACCGCGAACGCGGCGTGCCCCAGATCATCCTGGCCGGCCTCGAGTACGGCACGGGTTCGTCGCGCGACTGGGCAGCCAAGGGGCCCCGGCTCCTCGGCGTGCGAGCGGTCATCGCCAGGAGCTACGAACGGATCCACCGCAGCAACCTGGTCGGGATGGGGATCGCGCCGCTCGAGTTCCTGGAGGGCGAAGGCCCTACCGAACTGGGGCTCACCGGCCGCGAGGAGTACGCCATCGAAGGGCTTGCCGCCGGGCTTGCCGCGGACTTCGAGCCCGGCCTGACCGTGCGAGTGCGGGCCACGGGCGACGGCGGCGAGACCGCCTTCCGCGCGCGCGTTCGCCTCGACACGCCCCAGGAGGCGGAGTACTACCGGCACGCCGGCATACTCCAGTACGTGCTGCGACAGCTCCTTGACGACGACGCCTGA
- a CDS encoding YqgE/AlgH family protein, which translates to MPGVDDFETPTLLVAMPQVLDPFFFRAVVLLAAHEDGGEGGSLGFVVNRPSQLKVDEVLRELDIEWSGDSEVVAFVGGPVQPEVGTVLLSLDGLSGLERDGITEIAPGVGATQNILALRTLARSAPDRMRLLLGHAGWAPGQLMREVSRSDWLTAPIEESIVFSGDPVDAWSGALASLGIDPASLPSWTAGDGDSN; encoded by the coding sequence ATGCCCGGGGTGGACGACTTCGAGACGCCGACGCTGCTGGTCGCCATGCCCCAGGTTCTCGATCCCTTCTTCTTTCGGGCGGTCGTGCTGCTCGCGGCTCACGAGGACGGCGGCGAAGGGGGTAGCCTGGGCTTTGTCGTCAACCGGCCGAGCCAGCTCAAGGTCGACGAGGTCCTGCGTGAACTCGACATCGAGTGGTCCGGTGACTCGGAAGTCGTGGCCTTCGTCGGCGGTCCGGTGCAGCCTGAGGTCGGCACGGTGCTGCTGTCTCTCGACGGCCTGAGCGGCCTGGAGCGGGACGGCATCACGGAGATCGCTCCGGGCGTCGGAGCGACGCAGAACATCCTGGCGCTGCGTACGCTCGCCCGTAGCGCGCCGGACCGGATGCGGCTGCTCCTGGGGCACGCGGGCTGGGCGCCGGGTCAGTTGATGCGGGAAGTCAGCCGCAGCGACTGGCTGACGGCGCCGATCGAGGAATCGATCGTGTTTTCCGGCGACCCGGTGGATGCCTGGTCTGGCGCGCTCGCCTCGCTGGGGATCGATCCGGCGTCCCTGCCGAGCTGGACCGCCGGCGACGGCGACTCCAACTAA
- the dut gene encoding dUTP diphosphatase codes for MTSAVAVRIRQLPHAAGLPERASTGSAGYDLRAATSGPVRIGPGARCLIPTGLVLGLPPGYEAQIRPRSGLAFRQGLTVLNAPGTIDSDYRGEVKLLLVNLGDEPVDVEHGERLAQMVVAAVPEVTFREDDALGRQPTEGDRNDGGFGSTGT; via the coding sequence ATGACATCCGCCGTCGCCGTCAGGATCCGCCAGCTGCCTCACGCCGCCGGCCTGCCGGAGCGGGCTTCGACCGGCAGCGCCGGCTACGACCTGCGCGCGGCCACCTCCGGGCCGGTCCGGATCGGGCCCGGCGCGCGCTGTCTGATCCCGACCGGTCTCGTCCTCGGCCTGCCGCCTGGCTACGAAGCCCAGATCCGGCCTCGCAGCGGACTCGCGTTCCGCCAGGGCCTGACGGTCCTGAACGCCCCCGGCACGATCGACAGCGACTACCGCGGCGAAGTCAAGCTGCTGCTGGTCAACCTGGGCGACGAGCCCGTCGATGTCGAACACGGCGAGCGGCTGGCGCAGATGGTGGTGGCCGCCGTTCCCGAAGTCACGTTCCGGGAGGACGACGCCCTCGGCCGGCAGCCGACGGAGGGCGACCGCAACGACGGCGGCTTCGGGTCCACCGGCACCTGA
- a CDS encoding type II secretion system protein, producing the protein MNERVRARRPESQGGMSLLELIIVMAIIGILAAVAVPLLKNAPRRAQEAALKQNLRVMRDAIEQHYADKGHYPPSLQALVEQEYLRAIPPDPITRSTETWVEVLAEFPSSADEDPWAETDLSPFGDPGVEDVHSGSEENSLNGEAYANW; encoded by the coding sequence ATGAACGAACGCGTCCGAGCCCGGCGCCCGGAATCCCAGGGTGGCATGTCGCTGCTGGAACTCATCATCGTCATGGCGATCATCGGCATCCTGGCCGCGGTCGCCGTGCCCCTGCTCAAGAACGCGCCCCGGCGGGCCCAGGAGGCGGCCCTCAAGCAGAACCTCCGGGTCATGCGCGACGCGATCGAGCAGCACTACGCCGACAAGGGCCACTACCCGCCGAGCCTCCAGGCGCTCGTCGAGCAGGAGTACCTGCGCGCGATACCGCCCGACCCGATCACTCGCAGCACCGAGACCTGGGTCGAGGTGTTGGCCGAGTTCCCTTCATCAGCCGACGAAGACCCCTGGGCCGAGACCGACCTGTCCCCGTTCGGGGATCCGGGAGTCGAGGACGTCCACTCCGGTTCGGAAGAGAACTCGCTGAACGGGGAGGCCTATGCCAACTGGTGA